The segment AGGAATAAGAAATTTTCTTATATGGGAATGAAAGTTCATTAAGGTGCATTTAATAAACTTGGTGAGCAAGTCTACGGTTTATATATAAGGAGGGATGTGCCCTTATGAGAAGAAGAGCACCCAGAGATTAAAGTGAGAGAGAGTTTCATTAAGTGTTAAGTGTTGACCTATGGTCTGACGTAGTGTCCGATGGAGTCTGATGTGGACTTAGTTTGGTGGCGTTGGAGTTGGCGCTCTGTGTGGTGGAGTTAGCCATCGTGTGTAGCTCTTGTGAGCTTTGTGTGTGCTTGGGTGATCAAGCGTTTTGGTGTGTCCGTTGAGGTGTGGTGACCATGCGTTGGTGTGACGTGCTCGTTGGTATATGTGGTGTGCGTATGGTGTTGACATACTCGGTGACGTACTTGGTGAAGTACTCGGTGACGTACTTGGTGAAGTACTCGGTGACGTACTTGATGACGTGCTCGGTGACGTACTTGGTGAAGTACATGGTGATGTACCTTCAGAAACTTGGAGGTTGAAGCCTTGACTCAGGGAGAGTTTAGCAAAGATGGTTTCATTGAAGAGGGCTGGAAATATTGTTGATGTGTGAAGACAATGAGCTCTGGTACGGCCGGATGGGATCTATACTTGCGTGCTTGATTCCTAATCTTCATAGATATCTATCTAGAAAAGAGTGTGTCAGGAGGTTTGTGTCTGATGTATACGTTAGCAAATAATGATATATTTGCATTCTTGTTCCAGTGATCAATGAAATTTGGACGATGTCCCGGAGATGTAGGAAACGAACCTCGTTAACAAATTCAGTCTGTCGTTTACTTTCTTCTCTATATTTCTAATTCATCCGCACTTACAAGTTTTTGAACATTTGAAAAAACTGAAGTGTATGAGGTACTTGTGTTCTTATAATAGTTGATTAGGTGATAACCTGTGCACATGCACGGATAAAAATTTCATACAAATTTGGCAAaccgaaacaaaaataattgtatacAAAATTACACAAAACCGGCACACTTTCTAAATAGTTGTGGATTTTGTTGATTAAGTTTGGTTCATCGCTTTtgtcaaatttttataaatctacTAAAGCTCATTCTATAACTATTGGATCAGCTTGGTCTAAGTCTTAACATATAGTGAAGAATAGTTTAAGCTCTATGAATTAAAGGCCCAAACTAAAAAAACACTATGAACAATTCGTTTTGCTTTTACATTGGGAACATTCCATATTCAAAAGTCAAAACTAAACAAGATACGATACTATAAGAGTATAAGTAATTAACTGTTCTACAAGTTACGATGTGAGCGTTAAATGAATTTTCAGATTCACGAGAAACTGGATATCTCAACAGCCCATCAAATGTTAATTTTGAATTCCTTCTATAAATAAGCATcgatacttaatttttttatatatctctgAAAATTTCTATAACGTAGCTTCAAGAGGAGAAAAATGTTTTGGATGAATGTTCTTTACTTCATCAGGCATGCTGCCAATATTGTTACTACTGTAATGGCGCTGGTTGCAATCATTTCTCGTTAGGATAATATTAATTAGCTCTATCATTAAATAAGTACGGTATCTATTCGGAGTTGTTggtattttttcttttggataTGAATATGATGAAGGTAGATCTTGTTATCTCAACTTTTTAAATAAGATCAATATTGTTTCTCCATCAGTTACTTCTTTGGCATGTTGTACGATCATTATCGTTGCTTCAATTTAGCTTTTACTACTAGCTTTTGTCATTTTGATTCTATATGTAGTCTTATTCTGGATTTGCATTTTTGTATAACTTGGTCTCctcttttattatatatatatatatatatatatatattaatgcaaTCTATATTTGGTTTTTATTTATCTATGGTTGTGTAATTTGGTAAGTCCTTTTAGACCTTAAGCACACTTTTGTCTTCTCTACTGGGAAGATATTCGTTTTAGTGAAACCCTGATGCCAATCATGTTTTACGTTTCTCAGTCCAACAatttaggcctgggcattcgggtcgCCGGgtgggttcggatcgggtattttcGGATCCGAATCTTCCGGGTCTAAAAGTTTAAGATCTGATAGGGTAATTTTAAATTCTCGGTTCCGGGTCGGTTCGGATCATGCTGGGTCTGGATCGGATCGGGTCTTAAATAGTTATACCCATTCGGATAATTAGAATTTATCGGTTCAGATTCGGTTTGGTTTCGGGTCagtttcggttcgggttcgatctaaaaaagaactaaaaatacaaaaaaatatctgaaaaaatttatatatccgaaaatattcaaaattttattcaaaatgtgtatttttattatattaaaatgtgtatatatactaaactatGCGAGATACAACAACAATTTGTTGTTTCCTAGTGGTTCACCCCCATGTTCTCTAGATAAATAACCCGTCTTCGATTCCCCTtgatgcattttatttaatttacattattaattcggATACGCATCGGGTTTCGGATTTGGGTTGGATCGGTCCAAGACACGCGGGTCCTCTGCAACAAAACCTGATAGGATAATTTGatcggatcggttcggttcCGAACTGGGTTTTTTCGGGTTGGTTTCGGGTCGGGTCTTCGGgtccgggtaaaatgcccaGACCTACAGCAATTACTATGAGTTAACAACTTAACATGACGAAATCAACTCAAAAGCACAAAATTGCTATATTCTAATCCCATCAATCTAATTAAAATTCAAGACGTTATAACTTTTCAAACAAACTTTATATTATATTGCAGTCCATGATTTAGCCGTCCAAATAAAGCACAACGAATGTGGCACAACACTATATCTTCCATTTTAAGAATCATCtatctttttacaaaaaaaagaaagaaaaaagaatcatCTATCTTCTCACTTTTGCGCTCATATTTGTCACCACTCCGATACGTTTGTATTTGTTCTCTATTGATTAACTCTATTcgataaataatcacatatatagTATCAGAACTAGCTacttttcttagtttttttccGATAAAGGGAATGAAGTCGCAATTTTCCTCCATTGTATTTTTCAACCATAAATCATTGAGCAAACACAGGTGGACAAAAACATATACAAAAGATCTTTATAATTCTGTACTATTTTAACCAAAAAGTggaaaaatgtttattattcacgcgtgtttatttatttattttatttaatacttTATACAATGAAAGGTATAATAGGATTAACATTTATAAAAGATTTAGTGCCCGGAACTTAACGAAAAGAAATCATTcaattagtttgttttttttcctattttcatGGTAACCGACTATAATTATGGAAAAAGAAGATGTGCTGATATCAACATTTGCTTTGATTGAATGAAAGAAGCTTGGTTCCAAAGCTGTTCAAGAAGCTTGGTCCCAAAGCTATCCTAATCCTAATAAGATGCAATTGTGATATATGGAAATACGTAAAAAAGATCTAGAGTAatccaaaatatacaaaatatttgttaacaattaaaaatatgGAGATTTGTATCTATCAATACAAAGATCTAGAATGTTCCGAAATATAGCATCGAGACCTGAGgtctttattatatatatgtattcgTAGTTTCAATCAAAATACATCTTATTTCATATCCCTAATCTCCCTATATCTTTCTCTTGCTCCGCCGCCGTAAACTTCCTCTTATTGACAAGATGGCCGTCACAGAAGGACAACAAGTCATGGCTCTCATCAGCAAGCGTCTCCGTGCTCACCGCAAGAGGTACAACCGTATTACTGAGATGGAAGAGGCGGTCTCTCAGGGCAAAACCCTAAACAAGGAGCAACAAGAAGCCATCCGCTCGAAGCCAATCGTTACCGCCCTTATTGAAGAGCTCGAGAAGCTCCGTCTTCccccttctcctcctccttccaCGGCCGGTTCAGAAGAGATCAACCTCCCTGCTAAGAAAAAGGTATGCCCTTATTTTACTTAACCTAATATCGGCTTTTAACCATGAGATAGATCTAaacctagtttctctctctcttttgtagGAACGTAAGGAGGAAGCCGAGGAGGAAAATTTAACTGAGAAAGACGTGACGGACCCTGAGGGTTGCAAGATATCTGATGGTCTCGATGCTGGTGAGGTCTCCAAGGACAATATTTCTCCGTGTAGCGTGAGCTCACAAGATGGTACGACGTCGCCGCCCCCAGCGACTAATGCAAAGCCACGACGTAAACGGAATAAGGCGAAGAAACCTAAGACTTCGAACTGATCGAGTCTCCGACTTTTGTACGAAGCGGAAGTACATTGCGAAACTATGAATTGCTTTGGTCACAATCCTGCAGTTTCCTTTTAGTGTTCTTCCGCTTGTTCACAAGAGCATTTTGCGTTTGAGCTTTCTTTCtactatttttaattcattatgGAATTTATTACTAGAGAATTGTTTCGTCGCCTCGAGTGTTTTCATTCCTATGGAATACAATCTATATTATGCTAAGATTTATTTACTCTGTTGTTTaccattttttaatttaattatcgTGAGGCAAAATTATAGACATCATTTAACATTTAATAGAAAACAATTTAATCAAATCAAATACGAAGATtaattaaatgattttattttgtataaaaagTTGTCATATAGATAAATAAAATCGGTAGATCAAATAGAGATTCATCTAAATTAGTTACAAATGGCACACTATATATCGAACATACTAAGAATTGATAATTTTATTCAGCGATTTGTTTTTTCCTCTTCATGGATCTGCAAGGCATCAGATTTGGTGCACGCGTGtcattcatatttttaatttgtcaCCATCAGCTGAATCACCTACTTTATTAGGGAGAATTAGTTCTAAACCcggttttcaaatatttaatgttCTATACTATTTGTCTATCAACTAATTATCATTTCCATATTATAGTATTCTAATACCAATGTATTTATCATTACCACAAAACTACAAATCAAGCAGAGCACCAGAACTTACAGAATTTGAGAAGTATCTTCGTCGAATCGGTGATGGGGAGGCGAATCAACCCGGGTGAAGCTCCTCGCCGCCTCGGTTGTAATTGCGGCGTCGCTTTGGCGGTTTCGGAAACGGAGAAGGTTAGGATTTTTAGAAAAGTTTTCTCGATCACAAAATACTCCAGAATTCAGGCGGTGGTGACAATATTGATCTACTACATGAGTGAGACCATGCCAATCATGAAAAGTTTCaaagaaaaattacaaaaaaggaAGATGTGAATATCGAGTTGCCATGAATTACTTTTGAcaggtaatagttattaacttttattttttgtccGTAAATTTCACCGGTTGCTGAAAGAGCAAAATAGAAAAGACACATTGTGTATGTATAGATGTATTAGGAAAATTAGACATCTAGCTAATTAGTGATTTTTTTAGCGTTATACAGCCTAATTTtcctaaattaaaataaaataaaataaaattacaaccTTCAATCTcacatattaattttaaaattaattaatagttgAAAAATCAATCTCACTCatgtataaataaaatcggaaatctcaaaatatattttgatatggACTTAACTATAGTTGTAGTGCATATAAAAAtgctttttaaatatattttttgttttgattttatgacagatttttattagaaataaaaggaagaaaacaaaactcCAACCaaaccagaagaaaaaaaaaacggttaTTTGCGACAACTATGGTGATTCGGATTTCTCCGACAACTGAATTGCTTTTCCGACAAC is part of the Brassica rapa cultivar Chiifu-401-42 chromosome A09, CAAS_Brap_v3.01, whole genome shotgun sequence genome and harbors:
- the LOC103839843 gene encoding uncharacterized protein LOC103839843, yielding MAVTEGQQVMALISKRLRAHRKRYNRITEMEEAVSQGKTLNKEQQEAIRSKPIVTALIEELEKLRLPPSPPPSTAGSEEINLPAKKKERKEEAEEENLTEKDVTDPEGCKISDGLDAGEVSKDNISPCSVSSQDGTTSPPPATNAKPRRKRNKAKKPKTSN